The proteins below are encoded in one region of Micromonospora pisi:
- a CDS encoding aldo/keto reductase, whose product MTPQPTPSPATITIGGDLQVGRVGFGAMQLTGKQVWGPYPDHDGGVALLRALLDEGVTFIDTADVYGPHTNELLIREALHPYPEGLTIASKGGFVRGGYDYSTLGSVGNPKYLRQAAVTSLRRLGLDRFDLYYLHSGYATDAPFEDQVGELKKMQDEGYIRHIGLSNVTTEQFDVARSIADIAAVTALYNIGNRTGAGLLAAAEQSGAVFSPWHPVSLRDGGENADQVARTLAPLATRYEATPQQIALAWLLHRSPAMLPIPGTTSLGHLRENVAAMRIRLTDAEVAELTALVPEPVGQTAP is encoded by the coding sequence ATGACACCGCAGCCCACCCCCTCCCCGGCCACGATCACGATCGGGGGCGACCTTCAGGTCGGCCGCGTCGGTTTCGGCGCGATGCAGCTCACCGGCAAGCAGGTATGGGGGCCGTATCCCGACCACGACGGCGGGGTCGCGCTGCTGCGCGCCCTCCTCGACGAGGGGGTGACCTTCATCGACACGGCCGACGTCTACGGGCCGCACACGAACGAACTCCTCATCCGTGAGGCGCTGCACCCGTACCCGGAGGGCCTGACCATCGCCAGCAAAGGCGGATTCGTCCGGGGCGGATACGACTATTCCACCCTCGGCTCGGTGGGCAACCCGAAATACCTCCGGCAGGCTGCCGTGACAAGCCTGCGGCGCCTCGGCCTGGACCGGTTCGACCTCTACTACCTGCACAGCGGCTACGCCACGGATGCCCCGTTCGAGGACCAGGTCGGTGAGCTGAAGAAGATGCAGGACGAGGGGTACATCCGGCACATCGGTCTGTCGAACGTGACCACCGAGCAGTTCGACGTCGCCCGCTCGATCGCCGACATCGCCGCGGTGACCGCGCTGTACAACATCGGCAACCGCACCGGGGCGGGCCTCCTCGCCGCAGCGGAACAGTCCGGCGCCGTCTTCTCCCCGTGGCACCCGGTCAGCCTCCGCGACGGCGGGGAGAACGCCGACCAGGTCGCCCGCACACTTGCGCCGCTTGCCACCAGGTACGAGGCCACGCCCCAGCAGATCGCCCTCGCCTGGCTGCTGCACCGGTCCCCGGCGATGCTCCCGATTCCGGGCACGACGAGCCTGGGCCATCTACGGGAGAACGTCGCCGCCATGCGCATCCGACTCACCGACGCCGAGGTCGCCGAGTTGACCGCCCTGGTCCCCGAACCCGTCGGCCAGACCGCCCCCTGA
- a CDS encoding TetR/AcrR family transcriptional regulator: protein MPITDLLAQRRPHRADAARNFDAILVAARAAFGEYGAETTLEEVARRAGVGIGTLYRNFPTREDLVEAIYLAEVQAVCDYAEELDRSDAFAALVSWLRRLVQLANAKRVLVEGLAFNPGAFPAARDALYSTGGSLISDARGTGQVNADLDIDDVMRFVIGVSLGVYRDEAQRERVFQAAVKGLAAS, encoded by the coding sequence ATGCCCATCACCGATCTGCTCGCCCAGCGCCGACCCCACCGGGCCGATGCCGCCCGCAATTTCGACGCCATCCTGGTCGCGGCGCGAGCCGCGTTCGGTGAGTACGGCGCGGAGACGACGCTGGAGGAGGTCGCCCGCCGGGCGGGCGTGGGGATCGGCACCCTCTACCGGAACTTCCCCACTCGGGAGGACCTGGTCGAGGCCATCTATCTCGCCGAAGTCCAGGCGGTCTGCGACTACGCCGAGGAGTTGGACCGGTCGGACGCCTTCGCCGCGCTGGTCTCCTGGCTGCGGCGCCTGGTCCAGTTGGCCAACGCCAAACGCGTGCTGGTGGAGGGCCTGGCGTTCAACCCGGGCGCGTTCCCGGCCGCCCGCGACGCGCTCTACAGCACCGGCGGCTCGCTGATCTCGGACGCCCGGGGCACCGGACAGGTGAACGCGGACCTGGACATCGACGACGTCATGAGGTTCGTCATCGGCGTCAGCCTCGGTGTCTATCGGGACGAGGCGCAACGCGAACGGGTGTTCCAGGCTGCCGTGAAGGGCCTGGCGGCCTCGTGA
- a CDS encoding SDR family NAD(P)-dependent oxidoreductase, whose product MSDPTTRPLAVVTGASSGIGYELAKQFARNGFDLVIAAEDEGISQAARDVEEHGASVEPVRTDLASYDGVEQLWRQVSSDGRPLAALAINAGVGVGGAFATTDLEEELRLVDLNVRSAVHLAKRGVQDMVARGDGRILFTSSIAATQPGPFEAAYAASKAFLLSFSEALRNELKDTGITVTALMPGPTDTEFFDRAQMRDTRVGAGRKDDAAEVARHGFEAMMKGRDHVVAGSPTNKVIAGASKLAPETVKAQMHRKLSEPGSGQPG is encoded by the coding sequence ATGAGCGACCCCACCACCAGGCCACTGGCCGTCGTCACCGGCGCTTCCAGCGGCATCGGGTACGAGCTGGCAAAACAATTCGCCCGCAATGGTTTTGACCTGGTGATAGCCGCCGAGGACGAGGGCATCTCGCAGGCCGCCCGGGACGTCGAGGAGCATGGGGCGAGTGTCGAACCCGTCCGGACTGACCTGGCCAGCTATGACGGCGTGGAGCAGCTCTGGCGGCAGGTATCCTCGGACGGCAGGCCGCTCGCCGCGTTGGCTATCAACGCAGGTGTAGGTGTCGGCGGCGCGTTCGCCACGACCGACCTGGAGGAGGAGTTGAGGCTCGTCGACCTCAACGTACGGTCGGCTGTGCACCTGGCCAAGCGCGGTGTGCAGGACATGGTCGCCCGGGGTGACGGCCGGATCCTGTTCACGTCATCGATTGCCGCGACCCAGCCGGGTCCGTTCGAGGCGGCCTATGCCGCCTCCAAGGCGTTCCTGCTGTCGTTCTCCGAGGCCTTGCGCAACGAACTCAAGGACACCGGGATCACCGTGACCGCCCTGATGCCAGGTCCGACCGACACCGAATTCTTCGACCGTGCGCAGATGCGGGACACGAGGGTCGGCGCCGGCAGGAAGGATGACGCGGCCGAGGTCGCCAGGCATGGGTTCGAGGCCATGATGAAGGGCAGGGACCACGTGGTCGCGGGCTCCCCGACGAACAAGGTGATAGCCGGCGCCTCGAAACTCGCCCCCGAAACCGTCAAGGCGCAGATGCACCGAAAGCTGTCCGAGCCCGGTTCCGGTCAACCCGGGTGA
- a CDS encoding cytochrome P450: protein MGQPTVGLCGPDAARFFYDEEHIRRHGAIPEPVQATLFGHGAVHTLDGESHRHRKEMFVSLMTGEAITRLVDRTIEEWDEAVDSWVPGQPVTLFDETSRVITRAVCAWVGLRVKDDDVPALASDLVAMVDGFGTLGPRHWQARLARKRREEWAARLVDEVRRGVAEVEDGSAVDVVARHRGVDGKPLDARIAGVELLNVVRPTVAVCWFVAFAAHALHRWPVFRARLRSGGAAYTEAFVHEVRRFYPFAPFVGGRAVKDLSWRGEPIPAHAIVLLDLYGQNHSPQLWPDPYAFRPERFLDREIDPFELIPQGGGDPRTGHRCPGETTTVALLRALTPRLAALGHEVPDQDLSISLTRVPARVTSGFVLTPGHSRLG from the coding sequence ATGGGCCAGCCGACGGTGGGACTCTGCGGGCCGGACGCCGCGCGATTTTTCTACGACGAGGAGCACATCCGCCGGCACGGCGCCATTCCGGAGCCGGTCCAGGCCACGCTCTTCGGGCACGGAGCGGTCCACACACTGGACGGGGAGAGTCATCGTCACCGCAAGGAGATGTTCGTATCGCTCATGACCGGCGAGGCCATCACCAGACTGGTCGACCGGACGATCGAGGAGTGGGACGAGGCCGTCGATTCATGGGTGCCCGGACAGCCGGTGACGTTGTTCGACGAGACGAGCCGCGTGATCACCCGAGCCGTGTGCGCCTGGGTCGGTCTGCGGGTGAAGGACGACGACGTGCCCGCGCTGGCATCCGACCTGGTGGCGATGGTCGACGGCTTCGGCACCCTCGGTCCCCGACACTGGCAGGCCCGACTCGCGCGCAAGCGTCGGGAGGAGTGGGCGGCCCGCCTGGTCGACGAGGTCCGCCGGGGTGTGGCCGAGGTCGAGGACGGCTCGGCCGTCGACGTTGTCGCCCGCCACCGGGGAGTCGACGGGAAGCCGCTCGACGCCCGGATCGCCGGAGTGGAACTGCTCAACGTCGTACGACCCACCGTGGCGGTCTGCTGGTTCGTCGCCTTCGCTGCGCACGCGCTGCACCGCTGGCCCGTGTTCCGTGCGCGGCTACGGTCCGGCGGGGCCGCGTACACCGAGGCGTTCGTGCACGAGGTTCGCCGGTTCTACCCCTTCGCTCCGTTCGTCGGCGGCCGAGCGGTCAAGGATCTGTCCTGGCGAGGCGAGCCGATCCCGGCACACGCGATCGTGTTGCTCGACCTGTACGGCCAGAACCACTCCCCGCAACTGTGGCCCGATCCGTATGCCTTCCGACCCGAGCGTTTCCTTGACCGCGAGATCGATCCCTTCGAATTGATACCGCAGGGCGGCGGTGATCCCCGTACCGGCCACCGGTGCCCCGGCGAGACCACCACGGTCGCCCTGCTCCGGGCGCTGACCCCCCGACTGGCCGCACTCGGCCACGAGGTGCCTGACCAGGACCTGAGCATCTCCCTCACACGTGTCCCGGCCAGGGTGACGAGTGGTTTCGTCCTCACCCCCGGTCACTCACGCCTCGGCTGA
- a CDS encoding carbohydrate ABC transporter permease, whose protein sequence is MTALAEPAVPPTVPPRDQPVPTVPPVAAGGRPRWRRLPVIAALALATIAFLAPFAWLIAASLRPREYIFTTSFLPVPLRSANYHEAWTAVPMLTWLFNSVVVGVAAALAVTLSSAWVAFGFAYFRFPGRNLLFGLVLATMMLPFAVTMIPTYLIWSELRLVDTQVPLWAGNLFGSAFYIFLLRQFLLSLPREYFEAARVDGASYPQLFWRMAFPLIRPALLVTFVFEFKASWTDLIKPLIYLRDERLFTLPRGLKVVLDRFGYGGEQQWEIVLAGSVLATVPMIIIFFLAQRHFVEGIVTTGRK, encoded by the coding sequence ATGACCGCGCTGGCCGAGCCGGCCGTACCACCCACCGTTCCACCGCGCGACCAGCCGGTGCCGACCGTGCCACCCGTGGCCGCCGGAGGCCGTCCCCGTTGGCGGCGGCTGCCCGTCATCGCCGCTCTCGCGCTCGCGACCATCGCCTTCCTCGCCCCGTTCGCCTGGCTGATCGCCGCCTCACTACGCCCACGGGAGTACATCTTCACCACCAGTTTCCTGCCGGTGCCGCTGCGTTCGGCGAACTACCACGAGGCGTGGACCGCCGTGCCCATGCTGACCTGGCTGTTCAACAGCGTCGTCGTCGGCGTGGCGGCCGCTCTGGCCGTGACCCTGTCCAGCGCCTGGGTGGCCTTCGGCTTCGCCTATTTCCGCTTTCCCGGTCGCAACCTCCTGTTCGGGCTGGTCCTCGCGACGATGATGCTGCCATTCGCGGTCACCATGATCCCCACATACCTGATCTGGTCGGAACTGCGGCTTGTCGACACCCAGGTCCCGCTCTGGGCCGGGAATCTGTTCGGCTCGGCCTTCTACATTTTTCTGTTGCGCCAGTTCCTGCTGTCGCTGCCCCGTGAATATTTCGAGGCGGCCCGCGTCGACGGCGCCAGCTACCCGCAACTCTTCTGGCGGATGGCCTTCCCGTTGATCCGCCCGGCGCTGCTGGTCACGTTCGTGTTCGAGTTCAAGGCAAGCTGGACCGACCTGATCAAGCCGCTGATCTACCTACGCGACGAGCGGCTGTTCACCCTGCCCCGAGGGCTCAAGGTGGTGCTTGACCGCTTCGGCTACGGCGGCGAACAGCAGTGGGAGATAGTGCTTGCCGGCAGCGTGCTCGCCACCGTACCCATGATCATTATCTTCTTCCTCGCCCAGCGTCACTTCGTCGAGGGCATCGTCACCACCGGACGCAAGTGA
- a CDS encoding carbohydrate ABC transporter permease, translating to MTTTATDTPRATAHRRLSPLARREARWAYVFLAPWIVGFLVFFAGPMLASLWLSFTEYDIVNAPRFTGLDNYRQLLTDPMVARSLGNTVLFTVCHVPLVMVISLALAMLLVRVKRLQGFFRTVFYLPVMTPAVAVGVLFLLLLNTQDGLVNRALGVVGIDGPSWTTDPHWVMPGIVLMSLWSLGSSVVIYLAALQNVPRELHEAATVDGASGWQRFRNVTLPMISSALFFTLIVNTIAALQMFTEVYTMYFGNRQTQTSFNADAATFYVIYLFQQAFQFLHMGYASALAWLLFLIILAITVVQMKLGNRFVYYEGEDR from the coding sequence GTGACAACCACTGCCACCGACACCCCCAGGGCAACGGCACACCGCCGGCTCTCTCCGCTGGCCCGGAGAGAGGCCCGTTGGGCGTACGTCTTCCTCGCGCCCTGGATCGTCGGGTTCCTGGTCTTTTTCGCCGGACCCATGCTCGCCAGCCTCTGGCTCAGCTTCACCGAGTACGACATCGTCAACGCCCCGCGTTTCACCGGGCTGGACAACTACCGGCAACTGCTCACCGACCCGATGGTGGCCCGCAGCCTCGGTAACACCGTGCTGTTCACCGTGTGCCACGTGCCGCTGGTCATGGTGATCTCGTTGGCGCTGGCGATGCTGCTGGTACGGGTCAAGCGGCTGCAGGGCTTCTTCCGTACCGTCTTCTACCTGCCGGTGATGACCCCGGCGGTTGCCGTCGGCGTGCTGTTCCTACTGCTGCTCAACACCCAGGACGGCCTGGTCAACCGGGCCCTCGGAGTCGTGGGGATCGACGGTCCGAGCTGGACCACCGATCCGCACTGGGTGATGCCGGGCATCGTGCTGATGAGCCTCTGGAGTCTCGGCTCCTCGGTGGTCATCTACCTCGCAGCCCTGCAGAACGTGCCCCGGGAGCTGCACGAGGCCGCCACCGTCGACGGGGCGTCCGGCTGGCAGCGGTTCCGCAACGTCACCCTTCCGATGATCTCCAGTGCGCTGTTCTTCACCCTGATCGTCAACACGATCGCCGCGCTGCAGATGTTCACCGAGGTCTACACCATGTACTTCGGCAACCGGCAGACGCAGACGTCGTTCAACGCCGACGCGGCCACCTTCTACGTGATCTACCTGTTCCAGCAGGCGTTCCAGTTCCTGCACATGGGTTATGCCTCGGCCCTGGCCTGGCTGCTCTTTCTGATCATTCTCGCCATCACGGTGGTGCAGATGAAGCTGGGCAACCGGTTCGTCTACTACGAGGGGGAGGACCGATGA
- a CDS encoding extracellular solute-binding protein, translating into MRRRAAVGVAVLVLTLAGCGGVGSVGGGSGGGAGTGGLTTMGFGLPDEIARTRVDLFKREHPEVKLDIVEGSFDEQQFLSAVASGNPPDLVYLDRKLVGTYAKRGSILPMTDCVRDQGIDLDQYRPAAREQVTLDGTLYGIPEFYSVRVVYLNEALLRQAGMTAADVDLSDWQGLVDLNAKLATVSDGKLTRIGIDPKIPEFLPMWARANGAQLLSADGRSANLSDPKVVEALQTGLRLIQDQGGWGKFKSFRDTFDFFGAKSPLSQNQIAVWPMEDWFLNVAAKNTPDAELVVKPFVDRQGRPLTLASGSAWVIPKGAKNPAAACTFAKTMTATATWVAAAKARVEARKSEGSPFTGLYTGNADADRQIFAEVYQPSGNKRFDDAVQTILAVQQSAFSIPASPAGAEFDKVWTDAVNRVLSGQADPVTALTRAQDEATAVLSRASK; encoded by the coding sequence ATGAGGCGGAGAGCGGCTGTCGGAGTTGCTGTGCTGGTGCTGACGCTGGCTGGCTGTGGCGGTGTGGGAAGTGTGGGCGGCGGTTCGGGCGGAGGTGCGGGCACCGGCGGACTGACCACGATGGGTTTCGGCCTGCCGGACGAGATCGCCAGGACCCGGGTCGACCTGTTCAAGCGTGAGCATCCTGAGGTCAAGCTCGACATCGTCGAGGGCAGCTTCGACGAGCAGCAGTTCCTCTCCGCGGTGGCCTCCGGCAATCCGCCGGACCTGGTGTATCTGGACCGCAAGCTCGTCGGCACGTACGCGAAGCGGGGTTCGATCCTGCCCATGACGGACTGCGTACGCGACCAGGGAATCGATCTCGACCAGTACCGGCCGGCGGCTAGGGAGCAGGTGACCCTCGACGGGACCCTCTATGGCATCCCCGAGTTCTACAGCGTGCGGGTCGTGTACCTCAACGAGGCGCTGTTGCGGCAGGCCGGGATGACGGCCGCCGACGTCGACCTCTCCGACTGGCAAGGACTCGTCGATCTCAACGCGAAGCTGGCCACGGTGTCGGACGGGAAACTGACCCGGATCGGGATCGACCCGAAGATCCCCGAGTTTCTCCCGATGTGGGCCAGGGCCAACGGCGCCCAGTTGCTCTCGGCCGACGGACGCTCCGCGAACCTGAGTGATCCGAAGGTGGTCGAGGCGTTGCAGACCGGTCTGCGACTGATCCAGGACCAGGGCGGTTGGGGGAAGTTCAAGTCTTTCCGGGACACCTTCGATTTCTTCGGCGCGAAGAGTCCGCTGTCCCAGAACCAGATCGCGGTCTGGCCGATGGAGGACTGGTTCCTCAACGTCGCCGCAAAGAACACGCCGGACGCCGAGCTGGTGGTGAAGCCGTTCGTCGACCGTCAGGGCCGCCCACTCACCCTTGCCTCCGGTTCCGCCTGGGTGATCCCCAAGGGGGCGAAGAACCCGGCGGCGGCCTGTACGTTCGCCAAGACGATGACGGCCACCGCGACCTGGGTGGCGGCGGCGAAGGCGAGGGTCGAGGCGCGCAAGTCGGAGGGCTCACCCTTCACCGGGCTCTATACCGGCAACGCCGATGCCGACCGGCAGATTTTCGCCGAGGTTTACCAGCCGAGCGGTAACAAGCGGTTCGACGACGCCGTCCAGACCATCCTCGCCGTACAGCAGTCTGCCTTCTCCATTCCCGCCTCGCCGGCCGGTGCCGAGTTCGACAAGGTGTGGACGGACGCGGTGAACCGGGTGCTGTCCGGACAGGCCGACCCGGTGACCGCGCTGACCCGGGCCCAGGATGAGGCCACCGCCGTGCTGAGCCGGGCGTCGAAATAG
- a CDS encoding zinc-dependent alcohol dehydrogenase, whose protein sequence is MKALTWQGKRDVRVEEVPDPRIEEPTDAIVRITSTAICGSDLHLYEVLGPYLKPGDVLGHEPMGIVEEVGPGVTRLRPGDRVVIPFNISCGSCWMCERQLYAQCETTQVRSEGKGAALFGYTSMYGSVPGGQAEYLRVPQAQFGPIKVPDGGPDERYLYLSDILPTAWQAVRYADTPAGGTLAIFGLGPVGQLCARIGRHLGAARVIGLDLVAERLEMARRHGIEVVDVTDLDDVPGALIDLVDGRGPDAVIDAVGMEAHGSGPGRVAQTATGLLPDTVARSMMNRFGVDRLNVLHAAVRSVRRGGTVSVSGVYGGEIDPMPMIEMFDRGIQLRMGQCHVRRWVDEIMPLLSGDDDPLGVLDLRTHRVPLARAPEAYEMFQQKRDGCVKVVLTP, encoded by the coding sequence GTGAAGGCTTTGACCTGGCAGGGCAAGCGGGACGTACGGGTGGAGGAGGTGCCCGATCCACGGATCGAGGAACCGACGGATGCGATTGTGCGGATCACCTCCACCGCGATCTGCGGATCGGATCTGCACCTGTACGAGGTGCTCGGGCCGTACCTGAAGCCCGGCGACGTGCTCGGGCACGAGCCGATGGGGATCGTCGAGGAGGTGGGTCCGGGGGTGACCCGGCTGCGGCCGGGTGACCGGGTGGTGATCCCGTTCAACATCTCCTGTGGATCGTGCTGGATGTGCGAACGTCAGCTCTACGCCCAGTGTGAGACGACCCAGGTGCGGTCGGAGGGCAAAGGCGCGGCGTTGTTCGGCTACACCTCGATGTACGGCTCGGTGCCGGGCGGGCAGGCCGAGTACCTGCGGGTTCCGCAGGCCCAGTTCGGGCCGATCAAGGTACCCGACGGTGGACCGGACGAGCGCTACCTCTACCTCTCCGACATCCTGCCGACCGCCTGGCAGGCGGTGCGATACGCCGACACGCCCGCCGGTGGCACTCTTGCGATCTTCGGGCTCGGCCCGGTCGGTCAGCTCTGCGCCCGGATCGGTCGTCACCTCGGGGCGGCCCGGGTGATCGGCCTGGATCTCGTTGCGGAGCGGCTGGAGATGGCCCGGCGGCACGGGATCGAGGTGGTCGACGTGACCGACCTCGACGACGTACCGGGTGCGTTGATCGACCTCGTCGACGGGCGGGGGCCTGACGCGGTCATCGACGCTGTCGGTATGGAAGCACACGGCTCAGGCCCCGGCCGGGTCGCCCAGACCGCGACCGGGCTGCTGCCGGACACGGTGGCCCGGTCGATGATGAACCGGTTCGGCGTGGACCGGCTCAACGTGCTGCACGCGGCCGTCAGGTCGGTACGCCGTGGCGGCACCGTCTCGGTCTCCGGCGTCTACGGCGGAGAGATCGACCCGATGCCGATGATCGAAATGTTCGACCGGGGCATCCAACTCCGGATGGGGCAGTGTCACGTACGGCGCTGGGTGGACGAGATCATGCCACTGCTCTCCGGCGACGACGATCCGCTCGGCGTACTGGACCTGCGCACTCACCGGGTGCCACTGGCCCGTGCGCCCGAGGCGTACGAGATGTTCCAGCAGAAGCGGGACGGCTGCGTGAAGGTTGTCCTCACGCCGTGA
- a CDS encoding flavodoxin family protein gives MGTIRALVLCCTLKPSPAPSSAELLGREVLAALSDHDVDGEVIRVVDHNVRFGVSTDEGDGDGWPAIRAKLMDAQILVVATPIWLGQPSSVCKMVLERLDAELSETDDEGRLRTYGKVAAVAVVGNEDGAHHVTAEVLQALNDVGFTAPAAASTYWVGEAMGGTDYRDAGPKPETTGRATRSLAANAAHLAHLLRVRPYPAV, from the coding sequence ATGGGAACGATTCGTGCGCTGGTGTTGTGCTGCACGCTCAAGCCTTCTCCCGCGCCGTCGAGCGCGGAACTGTTGGGTAGGGAAGTTCTCGCCGCACTGTCCGACCATGATGTGGACGGCGAGGTGATCCGGGTGGTGGACCACAACGTGAGGTTCGGGGTATCGACCGACGAGGGCGATGGTGACGGGTGGCCGGCCATCCGGGCCAAGCTGATGGACGCGCAGATCCTGGTCGTGGCGACACCGATCTGGCTGGGGCAGCCCTCGAGCGTGTGCAAGATGGTGCTGGAGCGCCTCGACGCGGAGTTGTCCGAAACCGACGACGAGGGTCGGCTGCGTACCTATGGCAAGGTCGCGGCGGTGGCGGTCGTCGGCAACGAGGACGGTGCGCACCACGTCACCGCCGAGGTACTCCAGGCGCTGAACGACGTGGGGTTCACCGCTCCGGCCGCGGCGTCCACCTACTGGGTCGGCGAGGCCATGGGGGGCACCGACTACCGCGACGCCGGACCGAAGCCGGAAACCACCGGCAGGGCGACCAGGTCACTCGCTGCGAACGCCGCCCACCTCGCGCATCTGCTGAGGGTCCGACCGTACCCCGCCGTCTGA
- a CDS encoding ChaB family protein yields the protein MPTRKDMPGTIERSPKKAQDTYVKAHDAAVEEYGEGERAHRTAFAAVKHSFEKTGDHWEPKATKGPSDAKAAGGRATRAKTSGGVDANASKEHLMGVAKKLQVRGRSRMTKPELVEAIRKANASSTRKARAR from the coding sequence ATGCCAACGCGCAAGGACATGCCCGGCACCATCGAGAGGTCGCCGAAGAAGGCACAGGACACCTACGTCAAGGCCCACGACGCGGCGGTTGAGGAGTATGGCGAGGGTGAACGAGCGCACCGCACCGCGTTCGCCGCCGTGAAGCACTCCTTCGAGAAGACTGGTGACCACTGGGAGCCGAAGGCCACGAAGGGGCCCAGCGACGCCAAGGCTGCCGGTGGCCGTGCCACCAGGGCGAAGACCTCGGGCGGTGTCGACGCGAACGCCAGCAAGGAACACCTCATGGGCGTGGCGAAGAAGCTCCAGGTCCGCGGTCGATCCCGGATGACAAAGCCCGAACTGGTAGAAGCGATCCGGAAGGCCAACGCGAGCAGCACCCGCAAGGCACGCGCCAGGTAA
- a CDS encoding alpha/beta hydrolase, whose amino-acid sequence MSLPSLVLVPGAWHKPEHLARLIDELRDVDIHTVALASSGDDPAKLGDMHQDASLIEKAVAAIDGPVVVVAHSYGGIPTSQGLVGADNVRRIVYLAAFQIEVGESLLSSAGGSPAPWWKIHHAGADGYVEAMNPEDVFYGDVDPDIARQAVAQLGYQSYLSKTQEQTQAAWHTIPSTYVICEADNALPPFAQEHFANRAGRVTRMATSHSPFLSQPAELARIIRDELASA is encoded by the coding sequence TTGTCCCTACCCTCACTCGTCCTCGTTCCGGGCGCCTGGCACAAGCCCGAGCACCTGGCACGCCTGATCGACGAACTGCGGGATGTCGACATTCACACCGTCGCACTGGCCAGCAGCGGTGACGACCCGGCGAAGCTGGGTGACATGCACCAGGATGCGTCGCTCATCGAGAAGGCTGTCGCCGCAATCGACGGCCCTGTCGTCGTCGTGGCGCACTCGTACGGTGGCATCCCGACGAGCCAGGGCCTGGTGGGCGCCGACAACGTACGACGCATCGTCTATCTGGCGGCGTTCCAGATCGAGGTCGGCGAATCACTGCTGTCCAGTGCGGGCGGGTCGCCGGCGCCGTGGTGGAAGATCCACCACGCCGGCGCTGACGGGTATGTCGAGGCGATGAACCCGGAGGACGTGTTCTACGGCGATGTCGACCCCGACATCGCACGACAGGCCGTCGCGCAGCTGGGCTACCAGTCCTACCTCTCCAAGACCCAGGAGCAGACTCAGGCCGCCTGGCACACCATTCCCAGCACGTACGTCATCTGCGAGGCCGACAACGCCCTCCCGCCCTTCGCGCAGGAGCACTTCGCCAACCGGGCGGGCCGGGTCACCCGGATGGCGACGTCGCACTCCCCGTTCCTGTCCCAGCCGGCGGAACTCGCGCGGATCATCAGGGACGAGCTCGCCTCCGCGTAA